The nucleotide window TGCCTTCTTTTTAGTAGCTTCGGGCTTCTTTTCGTCCTGGTCCTTTGCTGCTGCCTGTGTGGATGAAAAGATTTCAGAATTGAGTTACAATGTTACCATGGAGTAAATTACTGATTCTTTGCATGGTATATAGCTCTACAGACTATGCATGTTAATCATGGAGTAAACTACAACGTAGCTGCAAGAAACAACAGAGACACCGCACCACAACTCTAGTTGGAACTCATGGCTATGCACCCCCAGCTCAACGGACAGAAAAGTAATTCAAGAATACTGGTAGCAGCAGAGGGAGGAGGGACAGGATAGGCAGTGCTGCAGACCTTGGCCTTCAGGGAATGGGGTCTGGAGCAGCGAGAGATGGGGCGGAGGAAGAGACCGGGAGGAGCCAAGGTTCTAAGGGCGGCCGGAGGGGAGGTGACGGTGGCCGTGAGGCCGGAGGTGGCCGCCATTCGAGAACAGCGGGAGGGAGGGAGCTGAGAGTTTGGAGAGTAGAGATGGGCGGCCAACAAGATAGAGGAGAGGAGGCCAATCCACCGCGATAAGGGAGGTGCAAGAGCGAACGGATGGTTGCTGATGGGCACTTTTAAGGCCCTATTTGGTTCGGCCGTGAATTTCTAAAAGTAGCTGTGAAAAATCTGTTGTGGAAAAACAGCTGTGAAAAATCGGATGTGAAAAAGATGTAGGTCATTTGACAAACTAGCTGATATAGCATTTTCAGATTTTGGCCTGCAACGGAATCAGATTTTGGAAAGCACGTCCTAGActgcttccgcttttggttcaGATTTTGACAGCGGATTTCTGGAATCGGATTTTGCTGGGTTCGTCTTTTGGTTCAGATTCTGCTACGCGCCAACGGAATCTGTCGATAAAagctgaaccaaacagggccttagagtGAAGCTTTGCAGGACAGGAGCAACCCCAAGGCCCAAGGGAAGGGATTGGCGAGAGATATTTGGGGCGTGTTTGGCAGGGTgtataagggcatctccagccgtagGGCGTCGAAAAAGAGCGGCTGGGGGCGAACCAGCGATAGATTGGCCCCTGGGGCGACTTTGTTCCTAGTCGTCGGCTCACAGGCGGGTTCGGCGATATTCCGTTCAAGTTTTCGCAAACTTGACGATTTTTGCACGAACTCGGCGATACTTCATTGAAATTTGTATAAAAACTTAAAAAACATGCAAACCACGCCTAACTACGCCAAACTAAAAGCCTAGCCGCCGTCGTCGCCGTCGTCTACATGCCGAGAAGTCTGTAGAAGCGGGTGTAgtcgccatcgtcgtcgtcgcGCGCCTCGCCCGTGCTGCCGCCGTCCCAGCTGCAGCCTTGGCCGGGGTCGCCGACACGCGGTGGGGCGCTGGACGGCCCggcctcgtcctcctcgtcgctgtCGAGGATGATGGCGCCGCCCTCCTCGTGCCCGCGGCGACGGACCTGGAGCTCCAGGTACGCCTGGCGTTGGCGGTGCACCTGCTCGCGGACGTAGTCCTCCTTCGCCCACTTGAGGGCAGACTCGTCGTCGGGGGTCACCATGCCGGCGTGCTCCGGCTTCACGGGGAGCAGCCCCGGCTCGGGCTTCGGCCGAGCCAGGCGGAGGGAGCGccggtgtgacgcccccgattcaatcgtacactaatcatacacgcaaacgtgtacgattaagatcagggactcacggtaagatatcacaacacaactctacaaataaaataagtcatacaagcatcatattacaaggcaggggcctcgagggcttgaatacaaaagctcgatcatagacgagtcagcggaagcaacaatatctgagtacagacataagttaaacaaatttgccttaagaaggctagcacaaacagggatacagatcgaaagaggcgcaggcctcctgcctgggatcctcctaactactcttggtcgccgtcagcgggctgcacgtagtagtaggctcctcccgagtagtagtattCGTCGTCGACAGTgccgtctggctcctgggctccaacgtctggttgcgacaaccaggtagaagggaaaggggaaaagagggagaaagcaaccgtgagtactcatccaaagtactcgcaagcaaggagctacactacatatgtatgcattggtatcaaagggaataagggtatcatatgtggactgaactgcagaatgccggaataagagggggatagctagtcttATCGAAGACtgcgcttctggtaacctccatcttgcagcaggagaagagagtagatggtaagttcaccaagtagcatcacatagcaaaatcctaaccgatgatcctcccctcgtcgctctgtgagagagcgatcaccggttgtatctggcacttggaagggtgtgttttattaagtatccggttctagttgtcataaggtcaaggtacaactccaagtcgtcctgttaccgaagatcacggctattcgaatagattaacttccctgcaggggtgcaccacataacccaacacgctcgatcccatttggccggacacactttcctgggtcatgcccggcctcggaagatcaacacgtcgcagccctacctaggcacaacagagaggtcagcacgccggtctaaatcctatggcataggggtctgggcccatcgccgtTTGCACACCCGCACATTGCGAACGCGGccagtgagcagacctagcaacctccattacaaaggaagttgcgttacgcggtccaacccggcgcgcgccgctcagtcgctgatgtcacgaaggcttcggctgataccacgacgtcgagtgcccgtaactgttcccgcgtagatggttagtgcgtataggccagtagccagactcagatcaaataccaagatctcgttaaacgtgttatcttgaaataaccacgaacgccgaccatggccaggcccacctctctcctaggtggtctcaacctgccctgtcgctccgccacaaagatccacccagagggccgtcgggacaaaggtcctttcagcccccaatccgtgaatcactcgcgggtactcctcgagccaacccgactttagtcatcacatgtatcatgtataaagtataggtatatacccgtgatcaactcccgagtgatcatggcccgatagtatagcatggcagacagacaagaaggtatggccactgatgataaactagcatcctatactaagcatttaggattgcaggtaaggtatcaacagttgtagcaacaatgacaggttatgcatcaggataggattaacagaaagcaataacatgctacactactctaatgcaagcagtatagaggagagtaggcgatatctggtgatcaagggggggggcttgcctggttgctctggcaagagagagtggtcgtcaacaccgtagtcgtactgagtagcagcggcgtcggtctcggtgtctagcgagagaagagggggaagaaacaataaatataatgcaaacaaatgcatgatgatgcatgacaaggcaaagcgtgatgctaggtgcgccctaacgcggtacgaggtggtaccggtgaagggggaaacatccgggaaagtattcccggtgtttcacgttttcggacagaggagccggagggggaaagttgcgtgttcgctatgctagggatgcgtcacggacgaacgggctgcgtatccggattcgtctcgtcgttctgagcaactttaatgtacaaagttttttcatccgagctacggtttattttatatgatttttcaaagttttaaacaatTTCTAAAATTTTCTGAATTTATTTATTATTTCAAAATTAAAGGTGAAATTGCTAAGTGTACCCACAGCTTGTACACAACAATGTACTAAAGGGGCTGACAGGTGGGGTCCGGTTGACTTCCCAGTCAACAGTCAACTGGGACCGTTGACTGGTCAAAGGGGTCTAGTGGGACCCTCCTGTCAATGACTAGGCTAGTCCAATCAGcagtttgacttggtcaaactggacaacaggcccacctgtcattggctatactgttaattaacagtagttaattaggttaagtagttaatt belongs to Triticum urartu cultivar G1812 chromosome 7, Tu2.1, whole genome shotgun sequence and includes:
- the LOC125521804 gene encoding protein BUNDLE SHEATH DEFECTIVE 2, chloroplastic-like (The sequence of the model RefSeq protein was modified relative to this genomic sequence to represent the inferred CDS: added 42 bases not found in genome assembly), giving the protein MGRRKRPGGAKVLRAPPLSRWIGLLSSILLAAHLYSPNSQLPPSRCSRMAATSGLTATVTSPPAALRTLAPPGLFLRPISRCSRPHSLKAKAAAKDQDEKKPEATKKKAYSLVCTACEGNGAIACTQCKGGGENLEDHFGGRFKAGGLCWLCRGKREILCGSCNGAGFLGGFMSTADDTSE